One Pempheris klunzingeri isolate RE-2024b chromosome 22, fPemKlu1.hap1, whole genome shotgun sequence DNA segment encodes these proteins:
- the podxl gene encoding podocalyxin, translating to MPTAGGKSGAETAANSTTTVPAGNITGATPTVAVTKLTTIKPTPAAHTSGPMTTMVAILKPADKITPTQPQASNVTNNSPAPPNGSPAAPAAVTISTTPAAAVPTTATNSSSVSVVAPTTITLKMPDASVSCKTSGTKTPDSPPVGSEGTTNITKVSTPTAGQQSMTHTTINSNTSQEVSKGGTEVTNVTTPSPKHAAPKAPESAGNTGTTSPPFTLTKAGTPAPGTSGNKAGNTPPQDTVTTNASASTISTTSSIITTTTTTTVTAAQPKTFLYSLNSSQEKEEEKKELGEVCRRLMVALKDGNCTLTWRHHNGKLQFDLVEINGKVKTSLANQYYEEITKKPTDNKTLIAILASCGALLIMIVILAVCASHHRKPYNENQQHLTEELHTVENGYHDNPTLEVMEVQPEMQEKKMALNGEFNDSWIVPIDNLLKEDIPDEEDTHL from the exons ATGCCGACTGCTGGTGGCAAATCTGGGGCTGAGACAGCTGCCAACAGTACCACGACTGTACCTGCTGGGAATATAACTGGAGCAACGCCGACTGTGGCTGTGACAAAACTAACGACCATAAAGCCAACTCCTGCGGCCCACACATCTGGTCCCATGACTACTATGGTGGCTATTCTCAAGCCTGCGGACAAGATTACCCCCACCCAACCACAAGCATCCAATGTCACCAACAACTCACCAGCACCACCCAACGGCTCTCCCGCTGCCCCCGCTGCCGTGACAATTTCTACCACTCCCGCCGCTGCCGTCCCAACCACAGcaaccaacagcagcagtgtttcgGTGGTGGCCCCCACCACCATCACGTTAAAGATGCCTGACGCCTCTGTGTCCTGTAAAACCTCTGGGACTAAAACACCCGACAGTCCGCCAGTAGGCAGCGAGGGGACCACCAACATCACAAAGGTCTCGACCCCTACAGCGGGTCAGCAGTCCATGACTCACACCACCATCAATTCAAACACCAGCCAGGAGGTCAGCAAAGGAG GTACCGAGGTAACAAATGTGACCACTCCAAGCCCAAAGCACGCAGCGCCGAAGGCCCCGGAGTCAGCCGGGAACACCGGGACCACGAGCCCCCCTTTCACCCTGACCAAGGCAGGAACTCCTGCGCCAGGGACCTCGGGGAACAAAGCTGGAAACACGCCCCCACAGGACACCGTCACCACCAACGCCTCCGCCTCCAccatctccaccacctcctccatcatcaccaccaccaccaccaccaccgtcacagcagctcagccaAAGACGTTCCTG TATTCTCTAAACAGCAGCCAAGAG aaagaggaggagaagaaggagctgGGGGAGGTGTGCAGGCGCCTGATGGTGGCTCTGAAGGATGGAAACTGCACCCTGACATGGCGGCACCACAACGGCAAATTACAGTTTGACCTCGTGGAGATAAATGGCAAAG TGAAAACCAGCCTGGCAAACCAGTATTATGAAGAAATCACAAAG AAACCGACAGATAACAAAACCCTGATAGCCATCCTGGCCTCCTGCGGAGCTCTGCTCATCATGATCGTCATCCTCGCCGTTTGTGCCTCCCACCACCGCAAGCCGTACAACGAGAACCAG CAGCACCTGACGGAGGAGCTGCACACGGTGGAGAACGGTTACCACGACAACCCCACgctggaggtgatggaggtgcAGCCGGAGATGCAGGAGAAGAAGATGGCGCTAAACGGAGAGTTCAACGACAGCTGGATCGTCCCCATCGACAACCTGCTCAAGGAGGACATACCTGACGAGGAGGACACTCACCTGTAG